The Vitis vinifera cultivar Pinot Noir 40024 chromosome 12, ASM3070453v1 genome has a segment encoding these proteins:
- the LOC100267820 gene encoding early nodulin-like protein 1, translating into MEFLKTSLLLLAIFMAFLCSSQGYVFYVGGKQGWSANPSEDYVQWAERNRFQVNDTLVFKYEKGQNSVLVVNREDYYKCNVENPINKYTDGNTEFKLDRSGSFFFIGGNADYCQKGQRLIVVVLAVRNETQTPTPTPSVPGNPPVLSPPSESPEGSPSPASSPAGDENSPAPAPHGSAPGLTRPVVWVLGVGFGVSVVLGNFVGLYI; encoded by the exons ATGGAGTTTCTCAAGACGTCTTTGCTCCTTCTTGCGATTTTTATGGCGTTTCTGTGTTCATCTCAAGGTTATGTATTTTATGTTGGCGGCAAACAAGGGTGGTCGGCGAACCCTTCTGAGGATTACGTTCAGTGGGCTGAGAGGAACCGCTTTCAAGTCAATGATACTCTCG TTTTCAAGTATGAGAAAGGACAGAACTCAGTGTTGGTGGTGAACAGAGAGGATTACTACAAGTGCAACGTCGAGAATCCGATTAATAAGTACACTGACGGCAACACAGAGTTCAAGTTGGACCGCTCCGGTTCCTTCTTCTTCATCGGTGGCAACGCTGACTACTGCCAGAAGGGCCAGAGGCTCATCGTCGTCGTATTGGCCGTCCGAAATGAGACTCAAACTCCTACTCCTACTCCATCCGTCCCTGGAAACCCACCGGTGCTGTCTCCCCCTAGTGAGTCACCGGAGGGCAGTCCGAGCCCTGCTTCGTCCCCGGCTGGGGATGAGAATTCTCCGGCGCCGGCACCCCACGGGTCTGCACCAGGGTTGACTAGGCCGGTGGTTTGGGTTTTAGGCGTTGGGTTTGGTGTGAGCGTGGTTTTGGGCAACTTCGTTGGGTTGTACATTTAG
- the LOC100247253 gene encoding probable bifunctional methylthioribulose-1-phosphate dehydratase/enolase-phosphatase E1 2 isoform X2 translates to MEVQDLDKHIKQQKMLPPPVGIFQTREDLLKHVRDFALSQGYMVSIKDSSKDRYVTVACDKGGVYRKRLKSGDNMRQRKMPSRLTNCPFEVVGKKDDELWTLTIKHGEHNHEPATDISDHPSCRRFTEEEILIIREMSTAGKRPRQILKVLRQRNPNLILDSRNVYNVKAKIRRESLSAKNMDSPSSSSAATMGVPSEGAVGNVNGNEVGTTASFAGYMETRGVREARVLASELCRHMYTLGWFSGTGGSITIKVHDDSIPKPRQLVVISPSGVQKERMVPEDMYVLSSDGFILSTPPLKPYPHKPPKCTDCTPLFMKVYEMRDAGAVIHSHGMESCIVTMILPFSKEFRITHMEMIKGIKGHGYHDELVVPIIENTAHEAELVESLTEAITAYPKTTAVLVRNHGVYVWGDSWISAKTQAECYHYLFDAAIKLHQLGLDWSTPTHGPIRSINGIWGCNGTMSRGLKVGGLSLDDMIEPSQRCILLDIEGTTTPISFVTDVLFPYAHANVGKHLAATFDSEETQDDINLLRSQVRFSWSHHLSSILRYSFVLWSAHFNCNIMLFLLFKLCNSYQSLSLNG, encoded by the exons ATGGAAGTTCAAGATCTTGACAAGCATATCAAACAACAGAAGATGCTTCCACCTCCAGTTGGAATCTTTCAGACGCGTGAAGACCTTCTCAAACATGTCCGTGACTTTGCCTTGTCACAAGGATATATGGTATCTATTAAAGATTCTTCCAAGGATAGGTATGTGACCGTTGCCTGTGATAAGGGTGGTGTTTACCGTAAAAGGCTTAAGTCTGGTGATAATATGCGGCAAAGGAAAATGCCCTCTCGGCTTACAAATTGTCCATTTGAAGTTGTGGGGAAAAAAGATGATGAGCTGTGGACACTCACCATTAAGCATGGAGAACACAATCATGAACCAGCGACAGATATCTCTGACCACCCCTCTTGCCGCCGTTTCACAGAAGAGGAGATCTTAATAATAAGAGAAATGAGCACAGCTGGTAAACGGCCACGCCAAATTCTCAAGGTGCTGAGGCAGAGGAATCCAAATCTCATATTGGATTCCAGGAATGTTTACAATGTCAAAGCCAAGATCCGTCGGGAGAGTCTCTCAG CCAAGAACATGGATTCACCGTCATCCTCGTCAGCAGCGACAATGGGAGTGCCGTCAGAAGGTGCAGTGGGAAATGTAAATGGAAATGAAGTGGGAACGACGGCGTCTTTTGCTGGGTACATGGAGACGAGAGGAGTGAGGGAGGCGAGAGTGTTGGCATCGGAGCTATGCCGGCACATGTACACACTTGGGTGGTTCTCTGGTACTGGAGGCAGCATCACCATAAAAGTTCATGATGATTCCATACCTAAACCTCGTCAGCTTGTTGTCATTTCGCCTTccg GTGTTCAGAAAGAGAGAATGGTTCCAGAGGACATGTATGTGCTTTCTTCAGATGGGTTTATATTGTCAACACCTCCTCTTAAGCCTTACCCTCATAAACCACCCAAGTGTACTGATTGTACTCCTCTCTTCATGAAG GTTTATGAAATGCGTGATGCTGGGGCTGTTATTCATAGTCATGGAATGGAGTCTTGTATTGTAACGATGATCCTCCCTTTCTCAAAGGAATTTCGA ATAACTCATATGGAGATGATTAAGGGAATTAAGGGACATGGTTATCATGATGAGCTTGTGGTCCCAATAATTGAGAACACTGCCCATGAAGCAGAGCTTGTTGAATCTCTTACTGAAGCg ATCACAGCTTACCCAAAAACAACAGCTGTGCTTGTTCGCAACCATGGGGTGTATGTATGGGGAGACTCATGGATCAGTGCTAAGACTCAG GCTGAATGCTATCACTATCTTTTTGATGCTGCTATCAAGCTTCATCAGTTGGGATTAGACTGGTCAACGCCAACTCATGGTCCCATTCGCAGTATAAATGGAATTTGGGGTTGCAATGGAACTATGAGTAGGGGTCTGAAAGTTGGGGGTCTGAGCTTGGATGATATGATTGAACCTTCTCAA CGCTGTATACTTCTTGACATTGAAGGGACAACTACTCCTATATCATTTGTTACAGATGTTCTTTTTCCCTATGCCCATGCCAATGTGGGAAAGCATTTAGCTGCAACATTTGATAGTGAAGAAACTCAAGATGATATAAATTTGTTGCGCTCTCAAGTAAGATTCTCTTGGTCTCATCATCTGTCATCAATATTAAGGTACTCATTTGTGTTATGGTCTGCTCATTTCAATTGCAATATTATGCTCTTCTTGCTCTTTAAGCTTTGTAATTCTTATCAATCACTCAGTTTAAACGGCTAG